A single Klebsiella variicola DNA region contains:
- the eefB gene encoding multidrug efflux RND transporter permease subunit EefB: MFSRFFVRRPVFAWVIAILIMLAGVLAIRTLPVGQYPDVAPPAVKISATYTGASAETLENSVTQVIEQQLTGLDHLLYFSSTSSSDGSVSITVTFEQGTDPDTAQVQVQNKVQQAESRLPSEVQQSGVTVEKSQSSFLLILAVYDKTNRATSSDISDWLVSNMQDPLARVEGVGSLQVFGAEYAMRVWMDPTKLASYSLMPSDVQSAIEAQNVQVSAGKIGALPSSNAQQLTATVRAQSRLQTPDQFKAIIVKSQADGSVVRLSDVARVEMGSEDYTATANLNGHPAAGIAVMMAPGANALDTATLVKSKIAEFQRQMPQGYDIAYPKDSTEFIKISVEDVIQTLFEAIILVVCVMYLFLQNFRATLIPAVAVPVVLLGTFGVLALFGYSINTLTLFAMVLAIGLLVDDAIVVVENVERIMRDEGLPAREATEKSMGEISGALVAIALVLSAVFLPMAFFGGSTGVIYRQFSVTIISAMMLSVVVALTLTPALCGALLSHSKPHTKGFFGAFNRLWGRTEAGYQRRVLGGLRRGAVMMGAYALICGAMALAMWKLPGSFLPVEDQGEIMVQYTLPAGATAVRTAEVRRQVTDWFLTKEKANTDVIFTVDGFSFSGSGQNAGMAFVSLKNWSQRKGDDNTAQAIALRATKELGTIRDATLFAMTPPSVDGLGQSNGFTFELMASGGTDRDSLMKLRSQLLAAANQSSELQSVRANDLPQMPQLQVDIDNNKAVSLGLSLSDVTDTLSSAWGGTYVNDFIDRGRVKKVYIQGESDARAVPSDLGKWFVRGSDNSMTPFSAFATTHWQYGPESLVRYNGSAAFEIQGENAAGFSSGAAMDKMEKLADSLPAGSTWAWSGISLQEKLASGQAMSLYAISILVVFLCLAALYESWSVPFSVIMVIPLGLLGAALAATLRGLSNDVYFQVALLTTIGLSSKNAILIVEFAESAVDEGYSLSRAAIRAAQTRLRPIVMTSLAFIAGVLPLAIATGAGANSRVAIGTGIIGGTLTATLLAVFFVPLFFVLVKRLFTRQRPSQE; this comes from the coding sequence ATGTTCTCCCGTTTCTTCGTGCGTCGCCCGGTCTTTGCCTGGGTGATCGCCATTCTGATTATGCTCGCCGGGGTGCTGGCGATCCGCACCCTGCCGGTAGGCCAGTATCCGGACGTCGCCCCGCCGGCGGTGAAAATCTCCGCCACCTATACCGGGGCGTCCGCCGAAACCCTGGAGAACAGCGTCACCCAAGTGATCGAGCAGCAGCTTACCGGCCTCGACCATCTGCTCTACTTCAGCTCCACCAGCAGCTCCGACGGCTCGGTCAGCATCACCGTCACCTTTGAGCAAGGGACCGACCCGGACACCGCCCAGGTGCAGGTGCAAAACAAAGTCCAGCAGGCGGAATCGCGGCTGCCGAGCGAAGTCCAGCAGTCCGGCGTAACGGTGGAAAAATCGCAGAGCAGCTTCCTGCTGATCCTCGCGGTGTATGACAAAACCAATCGCGCCACCAGCTCCGATATCTCCGACTGGCTGGTCAGCAATATGCAGGACCCGCTGGCGCGCGTGGAGGGTGTCGGCAGCCTGCAGGTATTCGGCGCCGAATACGCGATGCGCGTCTGGATGGACCCGACCAAACTCGCCTCCTACTCGCTGATGCCTTCCGACGTTCAGTCGGCGATTGAGGCGCAGAACGTGCAGGTTTCCGCCGGTAAAATCGGCGCGCTACCGTCGTCCAATGCCCAGCAATTGACCGCCACCGTGCGGGCGCAATCCCGGCTGCAAACCCCTGACCAGTTTAAAGCGATCATCGTGAAAAGCCAGGCCGACGGCTCGGTGGTGCGCCTGAGCGATGTCGCGCGGGTGGAGATGGGCAGCGAGGATTACACCGCTACCGCTAATCTGAACGGCCATCCGGCCGCCGGGATCGCGGTGATGATGGCCCCCGGCGCCAACGCGCTGGACACCGCGACCCTGGTGAAAAGCAAGATCGCCGAATTCCAGCGTCAGATGCCGCAGGGCTACGATATCGCCTATCCGAAGGACAGCACCGAGTTCATCAAAATCTCGGTCGAGGATGTGATTCAGACCCTGTTCGAAGCGATCATTCTCGTGGTCTGCGTGATGTATCTGTTCCTGCAGAACTTCCGCGCGACGCTCATTCCGGCGGTGGCGGTGCCGGTGGTGCTGCTTGGCACCTTTGGGGTGCTGGCGCTGTTCGGCTACTCGATTAACACCCTGACGCTGTTCGCCATGGTGCTGGCGATCGGCCTGCTGGTGGATGACGCCATCGTGGTGGTGGAAAACGTCGAGCGCATTATGCGCGACGAAGGGCTGCCCGCCCGCGAAGCCACCGAAAAATCGATGGGCGAAATCTCCGGCGCGCTGGTGGCGATCGCCCTGGTGCTGTCAGCGGTGTTCCTGCCGATGGCCTTCTTCGGCGGATCGACCGGGGTCATCTATCGCCAATTCTCGGTAACCATTATTTCGGCAATGATGCTGTCGGTGGTGGTGGCACTAACCCTCACCCCGGCGCTGTGCGGCGCGCTGCTCAGCCACTCCAAACCGCACACCAAAGGGTTCTTTGGCGCCTTTAACCGCCTGTGGGGGCGCACGGAAGCAGGCTACCAGCGCCGGGTGCTCGGCGGCCTGCGCCGGGGCGCAGTGATGATGGGCGCTTACGCGTTGATTTGCGGGGCGATGGCGCTGGCGATGTGGAAGCTGCCGGGCAGCTTCCTGCCGGTGGAGGACCAGGGGGAGATCATGGTCCAGTACACCCTGCCCGCCGGGGCCACCGCGGTGCGTACCGCCGAGGTGCGTCGCCAGGTGACCGACTGGTTCCTCACCAAAGAGAAAGCCAATACCGACGTCATTTTCACCGTCGACGGCTTCAGCTTTAGCGGCAGCGGCCAGAACGCCGGGATGGCCTTCGTATCGCTGAAAAACTGGTCGCAGCGCAAAGGGGACGACAATACCGCCCAGGCCATTGCCCTGCGCGCCACCAAAGAGCTGGGGACGATCCGCGACGCCACCCTGTTCGCCATGACCCCGCCGTCAGTAGACGGTCTCGGGCAGAGCAACGGCTTCACCTTCGAGCTGATGGCCAGCGGCGGTACTGACCGCGACAGTCTGATGAAGCTGCGCAGCCAGCTGCTGGCGGCGGCCAACCAGAGCAGCGAGCTGCAGTCGGTGCGCGCTAACGATCTGCCGCAGATGCCGCAGCTGCAGGTGGATATCGATAACAACAAAGCCGTCTCGCTGGGGCTGTCGCTGAGCGATGTGACCGATACGCTCTCCAGCGCCTGGGGCGGTACCTACGTGAATGACTTTATCGATCGCGGCCGGGTGAAAAAGGTCTATATCCAGGGCGAAAGCGACGCGCGCGCGGTGCCGTCGGACCTCGGCAAATGGTTCGTTCGCGGCAGCGATAACAGCATGACGCCGTTCTCCGCCTTCGCCACCACCCACTGGCAATACGGCCCGGAAAGCCTGGTGCGCTACAACGGCTCCGCCGCCTTTGAGATCCAGGGCGAAAACGCCGCCGGCTTCAGCTCCGGCGCGGCGATGGACAAGATGGAAAAGCTGGCCGACAGCCTGCCGGCGGGCTCCACCTGGGCGTGGAGCGGCATTTCGCTGCAGGAAAAGCTCGCCAGCGGCCAGGCGATGAGCCTCTACGCCATCTCGATTCTGGTGGTGTTCCTGTGCCTGGCGGCGCTGTATGAGAGCTGGTCGGTGCCGTTCTCGGTGATCATGGTTATCCCGCTCGGCCTGCTCGGCGCGGCGCTGGCGGCGACGCTGCGCGGTTTAAGCAACGACGTCTACTTCCAGGTGGCGCTGCTGACCACCATCGGCCTGTCGTCGAAAAACGCCATCCTGATCGTGGAGTTCGCTGAATCCGCCGTGGATGAGGGGTATTCGCTCTCCCGGGCGGCGATCCGTGCCGCGCAGACCCGTCTGCGCCCGATTGTCATGACCTCGCTGGCGTTTATCGCCGGGGTACTGCCGCTGGCCATCGCCACCGGCGCCGGAGCCAACAGCCGCGTGGCGATCGGCACCGGCATCATCGGCGGCACCCTGACAGCCACCCTGCTGGCGGTGTTCTTCGTACCGCTGTTCTTCGTGCTGGTGAAACGTCTCTTCACCCGCCAACGTCCTTCTCAGGAGTAA